The genomic region ATAAACTGGCTGCAAACCAATAGGTTTGAGATTCTGGAGTGTCGGGCGAAATCGGGACGCTTAAACTATATTCAAAGTCAATTACTTGCTGAGTGTCCAACGCCAGCTTCACCTGCGCCCAAAACTGCTCCGCTCCCTCCTCTAGATAAAATTGCTCAATGGTCTGATTTAAAATTTCCGTCTCTTGTTCGTAGAGGCGCTCTGGGTGGGTGGGAGCAACAGTAATATTGCGGGTAGCGGCGTTCACAAACAGCACCAAGTCCGTCATTCCTTCAAAAAAGCGGCGAATCTCGGCTTCTGAAGTTCTCAACTTGGTTTCTAACAAGGGACTTTCGGGCAATTCCTCGCCGGGATCGTCTAAACTCTGAGTTGGGGAAGTGCGAACCCGAAGCAGCCACCGAGCCATTGCTAGCGCCAACAACGCGCCCATCCCCAACCCTAAGAATAGAGGCGCGTTTCCTGGAAGGCTCTGCTCGAAGTCAGAACGCGGTGCGATCGCCACAATCACCCCTCGATCGCCCAGGGAATCTTGATAGGGACGAATTTGCAAAAAATAAGACTGATAGCGATAGTGTTGAGATTGCTGGATGGCAGATACGCCCCCTAACTGCTGTATAAAACGGGTGGCGCTTTCCAGTAGGGGACTAGGGGTTTCTGGGGTGGCGATCGCCAAACCTTCTGGATCGAGAACGAAGACGGCACCAGACGGACTCACCCGCAGGCTTTCTAAAGCAGCAGGCGTTAGAGACGCATCTTTTAAGCGTTCCTCAACTGCAAGGCTGGTTGCCCCCATGAGTTGCGTCGCTAGGGTGGTAACAGCATTTTGGCGGGATGTCCAAGCCCAATACCCCACTAAACCCAAGGTTCCTAGGAGTTGCAAGACCAATGGGACTCCAATCGCCCAAGACAGGGAGATCGGTCGCGAGCGCCGAGAACAAAGAGGAGCAGACATAAGGTACTGATAGAATCAATATTCTGCAAGCGAAAGGCACTTCACTTGTTTAAGGCAGTTTTGGCGGCTCGCTATCCAAAATTCAAGCTTACGCTTCTAAGGTTTGGTAGGTTGATAAATGGATAGGTAATTGAATGATAAACGTTGTTCCCTGATTGGAAGCAGAATAACATTCTAAAGAGCCTTTGTGTTTTTCTGTAATGATTTGGTAGCTAATGGTCATGCCTAACCCCGTACCTTTACCGATGGTTTTGGTGGTAAAGAACGGGTCAAAAATCCGATTTTTGATGGTTTCTGGAATTCCTGGGCCGTTATCGCTAATCGCGATCTGTACGGTTTGGGTGGCCTTCTGGACGGTGGTTGCAATCCGAATCCAACTGGGATCTTGTTGAATTTCACCCAGAGAACGGGTTTCATCGCGTTCTTCTAAGGCATCAATGGCATTGACGAGAATATTCATAAACACCTGATTGAGTTGTCCTGGGTAGCACTCAATTGAGGGTAAATCGCTGTATTCTTTACAAATCTGAATTTCTGGGTGTTCGGGCTTGGCTTTAAGACGGTTATGCAGAATCATTAAGGTACTTTCTAAGCCATCGTGAATATTCACGCTTTTGAATTCCGCTTCATCGAGGCGCGAGAAGTTTCGCAAGGCGGCGATAATTTCCCGAATGCGTTCTGCACCGACTTGCATCGATAGTAAGAGTTTGGGTAAATCTTCAACTAAAAATTCGAGATCGGCAGCTTCAATGGCGTCAATTACGGGGTCAACAGGGTTGGGATAATGGGCTTGATAGGCTTGAATCACCGAGAGCAGGTTATTGGCGTATTCGTTGGCGTGTATGAGGTTGCCATAGATAAAGTTAACGGGGTTATTAATTTCGTGAGCCACCCCCGCCACTAACTGACCGAGGGAAGACATTTTTTCGCTTTGGACGAGGTGAGATTGGGTGCGTTGCAACTCGTGCAGGGTATTTTCTAAATCTTGCGTCTTTTGTTGCAACTTGAGTTCGGCGAGTTTGCGATCGCTAATATCGCTATGAATGCCGATCCACTCGCGGACGCTGCCATCGGGTTTGAGGATGGGAATGGCTCTAACACTCATATAACGGTATTGACCGTCTTGTCGGCGCAGGCGATGCTCAGTTTTGTAGAGCGATCGCGCTAACACGGCTGCTGCCCACTTTTCGGCAGTTTTGGGGCGATCGTCGGGATGCACGGCCTCTAGCCAACCCCAACCCTGTATTTGCGGGTAGGTTTGACCAGTAAATCCCATCCAAGCTGGCTGTTCGCAGATAAATTCACCATTGGCGGCGGTATACCAAATAATGTGGGAGGTGGCTTCAACCAAAGAGCGATAGCGTTCTTCGCTATAACGCAAGGCTTGTTGCACCCGTCGGCGTTCGCTGATGTCCTGACCGATGGAGACAACCCCAATAGCGTTTCCATTAGCATCAATTAAGGCTTTACTATGCCATTCGCAGGTAACGGTGCGTCCCTCTTTGGTGGAATGGTCGTGAATTTTATGCAGGCCGGTTGGACTTTGCAGCAGTTCTCCAATCTCCTCGGTGAGTTCTACGACTAGGGAGTGAGGGCCGATCCCTTCGCTGGCGTAGCGACCGATGGCTTCGGCGGCGCTATAGCCAAAGATAGCTTCGGCGGTACGGTTCCAAACGGCGATCCGGAAGTTGCAATCCCATTCAATCACCGCAACGGGAGACTGTTCGATCAGCAGAGACAGGCGTTGTTTTTGATGGGTGAGGAGTTGTTCGGCGTGTTTGCGTTCGGTGATATCGCGAGCGATCGCATAAATTAGGTTTTCTTCGGGAAGCAGAACCGAACTCCACGACAGCCAGCGATACCCGCCGGATTTGGTGAGATAGCGGTTTTCAAAGGAGAACGTCCCCCCTGTCGCCTGTTGCATGGTTGCGATTTCGTCCTGGGTGGCTTTGGCATCGTCGGGATGAACCCAATGCAACAGGGGTGCTGATAATAGTTCTTCGGTGCTGTAGCCTAAGATTTTCTCCATTGCAGGGTTGACGCGCTTAAAGTAACCGTCATAACCGGCGATGCAGAGCATATCGGGCGAAAGGCTAAAAAAGCGATCGCGTTCGGCTTCGGCTTGGCGGCGTTCGGTCAGATCGATAAATAAGCCATCCCAAACCACTGCACCGTTGTTGAGTCGTTCGGGACGCGCCACCACTTGCACCCATTTCAGTTTGCCTGAAGGGGTGATGATGCGGTATTCCTCATTCATATCCTGGAGGGTTTGAGCCGAATCGACAATGGCGGCTTCCACTCGATGGCGATCGCGCGGGTGAATGAGGTCGAAGAATTGCATCGCCTCTTGGGGTAATAATTCCAACAGGGAACGACATCCCGGCGAAACATAGGGGAACGAACGCGAACCATCGGGATCTAAGCGCAACTGACAAATCATTCCCGGCACGTTCGCCGCCAGTTTTTGAAAGCGGGCTTCGCTTTGTTGCAGTTTGCGGGTGCGTTCTCTGACGCGGGTTTCGAGTTCTTCGTTGAGTTGTTTTAAGGCAGCTTCGGCGAGTTTGCGATCGCTAATATCGAGCAACACGCCACAGAAAATTACCTCGTTGCGTTCGTTGCGAATGGGGGTAGAAGCGCCTTGAAACGAGCGAATTTCCCCATTCGGTTTAATCAAGCGCCCTTCATAAGTCCAAGGAACCGTTGCATGAATCGCTTGATTGGAAGAGGCAATATAAGTATCGAGGTCTTCTGGATGCAGGCGCGCAATAAAGTAGTTAATATCGCGCATCATATCGGCTGGACGAATGCCTGCCAACTCAAAGATCCCCTCGCTGACATAATCGATTGTCCAAACACCGTTACGGCTGGTAAATTGAAAAATCGCCCCCGGTAAATGGGCTGCAATTTGCTTGAGTCGAGTTTGCTCTTGAATTAAGGCTAAGTCCGCTTGCTGGTACTGTTGAATGGCATTAGCGCGTTCTTGAATTTCGCTTTGCAACGCTTGATTGAGCCGATCGAGTTCGCCAGTTCGCTGTTCAATTTTTTGTTCGAGCTGTTGATTGAGTTGTTGAAGTTGAGTGGCTTTTTGTTGAGACTCGGTTAACAGTTCAGCTTGCTGAATCGCCACGCTTAAATGCACGGCAATTTGCTGCATAAAATTAATATCTTCCTGCGTCCAATCGCGCGGCTCGGAGCATTGATGAATGCATAACAGTCCCCAAAGCTGTTCGCCCACAAGCAAAGGAACCACTAAGTTTGCCCGAATTTGAAAGCGAGCTAAAATTTCGATATGACACTCGTTTAAATCCGCTTGATAAATATCAGAAATTGCTAAGATTTTGCCTTGGGAGTAGGGCGGAACATAGCGTTCGGCAAAACAGCGATCGCGGACGGGGTTTGCCAAAGCCGAGGGATAATCGGGCTGTACTTCTTCTGAGATAAATGCGCCTTCAACATAGTCAGAGTCTGGAAAAAAGTGAAAAATTCCCACCCGGTCGGCATTGAGAAGCTGACAAACTTCTGTGACGGTTCTTTGAAAAATGCGTTCTAAATCTAACGAGGCGCGGATACTACTAATAACATTAAAAACCGTTCTTTGGCGTGCCAACTGAAAGGGCATCGTAAATTTTTCTTGCTCTAAGCGAACAACTTGCTGGCGCAGGGCGCTCAATTCTTGTTGCAGGGATTCGTAAGTTTGTAGATCTAAATTCACAAAATTATCAGCCATAATCATTACACACAGCATCTCAACGCTTAACTGATACAGAATCACCGAAAACAACTAGACGCCTGCATTACTAGAAATTTCTGGGTTGTTCCATCTAAGATAAGCCTTGTGCTGACCCTAGAGGCAAACCAAAAGTGATGTTAACGAGCAGTTAAGTCAAAAGCAAAAAAATCGACAACTTAACCCAATCTGCGGCAGTTCATCAAAAAGAATAAACGCTTGACTCAATCGCCCCCAATGCCTTTAAGGTGTCTCGTTGAGCATCGGTTAACCCGGTTACTCCGGTAATCTGCATATTTTCGTAGAGACGTTCGGGGCACAGAGTCTCCAGGCACGAGAAATCATGCATATCCCAGAGTTTGAGCGTTTCATCTTTTGACCCACTTAATAAAGATTGACCGTCTGGACTAAAAGCTAAAGACCAGATAGCACTAGTATGCCCATTTAAAACTTGCAAACACACTCCTGTGGTTGGATTCCATAGTTTTATCGCTTGGTCAACCCCTCCGCTAGCCAGTAACACTCCGTTCGGGCAGGAGAGGGGAGAAAATGCAACAGACCAAACTAAACCCTGATGGGCGCTCAACGTGCGAAGACACTCTCCAGTTGGCACATCCCAGATCTTCAGCGTACCATCTTCCCCAGCGCTAGCCAGCCATCGACTATCGGGCGTAAAAGCCACCGAACTGACCAATTCCCCATCAACGGGCCAGGTTTTTAACAACTCTCCCGTGGCAGCGCACCATAGGCGCAGCGTTCGATCGGCGCTGCTACTGGCTAAGAGTTGACCGTTGGGACTAAAGGCAACGCAGAGAACCCAACTTTGATGGCCGCTCAGGATTCGCAAGCAACGACCGCTATTGACTTCCCAAACTCTTAAGGTGCGATCGCTACTCCCGCTTGCCAACAGCAGGCCATTGGGACTAAAGCTCACCGACCACACGCGGCTGCTATGACCGAGTAAAGGCAACCGTGCTTTGCCAGAATTGGCATCCCATAAGCGGATCGTCCGGTCTTCACCCGTCGAGGCGATCCATTGATGGTGGGGACTGCTGGCTAGGCTGCGGATCGCGCCTTGATGCCCGCTTAACAGGTGCGTGCAGGTTCGCGTTTGGGCATTCCACAGGCTGAGGTTGCCGTCGCTACTCCCGGCGATCGGTCCGTCGGCGTGCCAACTCACGGCGCGAATTTCCCGATGATAGCTGGCGAGGGTTTGCCAAAGCTGATAGCGCGAGTCGGGGGCGCGCTTCCACAGTTTCAGGGTTTGTTTATCGCTAGCGGCCAGCAGTTGAGCGCCAGCATCGGTGGCGATCGCCCAAATTTGCGAGTTAAACCCGGTTAAAATTTGCTGTTGGGTTTCTAGATCGCTATCCCACAGTTGCAAGCTAGCGCGATCGCCATAAATTACCTCAGCGCTGGGACTGGGTGCAAATAAAACCGACCACACAAAACCCACAGTCTCGCTCTCTTGGTAAAATTCTCCGGTTTCCATATCCCACAGCAAAATCCGTTCGGTTTCGCAACTGGCTAAGGTTTCGCCATCGGGACTAAAGCTGAGATTGCAAACGGGTTCGCGATGGCCGTAGAGGATGCGACAGCGATCGCGATCCCACAGCCGAATGGTGCGATCGCTACTGCCGCTGGCTAGGGTGGCGCTATCGGGACTAAAACTCAGGCAACTCACCCCCGCCGCGTGTCCCTCCCAAGTTTGCTGGCAGACCAGATCCCAACTCCAGAGTTTGATGGTGCGATCGTTGCTTCCCGTGGCGATCCATTGACCGTCCGGACTCGCAGCCACCGCCCAAATCCAATCGGCGTGAGCCATAACCATGTGTTTCACGCTGCCGGTTGATGCGTCCCAGATGCCCAGGGTGCCATCAAAGCTGCTGCTGACCAACGAGGAACTATCTGGACTGTAGACGAGCGACCAAATGGTGTGGGTGTGGGCGGTATTTTTGAATAGCAATTGACCGTTATTGACCTCCCAAAGCCGGATTTCGCCATCCCCATGTCCGGTTGCTAATTGCGTGCCGTCGGGACTGAGGGCAATGCTGTAGATCGGACTAAAGGTTTCGCTAAAGACGGTTTTGGCAAGGTGACAGTGGCTGAGGTTTGCAGACCGCAAGTTAACGCCTTGCAGGTTAGCCTGAGCCAGGGTGAGGCCGGAAAGGTCGAGATGGCTGAGGTCGGCTTGCAGATGGACTAGGAGGTTGAGGAGGTTGCTGGCAAGATATCCGGGGGGGTTTAAGGGGGCTTTGAGTTGGAGAATGGATTTGAGTACGGCGATTGGATGCTCGGCGTTACCAAAGGCGGCGGTCAGTTTTTGGGCGATGGGGTCGAGGATAAATTGGATTTGGGATTGGCGGATATAATCTTGGGATTGGGCTTTGAGTAGGGCAAGGTAACGAAGCCGATCGAAGCTGTCTAGACCTTTGGCGGTTTGATGATACTGGATGATTTCTTCGCTGGCTTCTTCAATCAGGCGATCGCACACATACTCCATGACGACGGGTTGCAGGGTGAATTGCTGGAGGTGGGCGTTGGGGGTTTGGATTTCAATTAAGGAACGCCAGCCAATATACTCAATCAGTTCTAACAGTCGGCTTGGGGAAATGAGGGGAACTAAGTCGTCGCGCAGTTGGTTGAGGGTGACAGGTTCGCGGTTGATGGCGAGCCAATAGAGGATTTGTTGTTCTAAGGACGAGAGGCGATCGAATTGAACGTTGAGCAGGTTGCGAATGCCGTTAAAGATAATGATGCCTTGTTCGAGGAATTCTGCGATGTTCCCCGAAAAGAGTTGGTGAATGGAGGTGGCGGCAATTTTCAACGCCAGGGGATTTCCTTGATAGCGTTGGTTGAGTTGCTGAATTTGATCGGGGCTACCGCGCAACCCTTTGGCTTGAAAGATGCGATCGCTCTCCGGTGGGGTTAACCCGCCCAGGAGGAACGATCGCGTGCTGCTGGTTTCGCCTTCATACACGGCGATTTCTTGCGGTTTTTCGCGGCTGGTTAAGACTAGGCAACTCTGGTGGGGGGTTTCGGCAATTTGTCGCAAGAGTTCGCTATATTCGATATAGCCTTCGCGGTATTGTCCGGCAGGACGACCCGGTTGCAGCAAACTTTCCAGGTTATCGAGGACGATTAAACAGCGCGATCGCCTTAAGATTTCCATCAGTTGAGCGATCCCGTTGGCTCCGATGGGTTCGCTCGTTAGGGACGTGAGGGCAGAGGTGGGGGGAAGTTGTCCAAAAAATTGCAGCAGTTGTCTGAGTAAGGTATCGAGGGAGGGGGCGTGGCGGAGCGATCGCCAAAAGGTAAATTCAAATTGGTCTTGCAGGTTTTGCGCCAGTTTGACGGAAAGCGCGGTTTTACCCACTCCCCCAATTCCCAACAGGGCGACTAAGCGACAGCGATCGCCGACGATCCATTGTTGCAGGGTCGTTAATTCGGGCTGGCGACCGTAAAAGAGCGAAACATCAACAGCTTCCCCCCAATCTTGGCGAGCATTAATGCTAATCGCTTCGGTGAAACCGGGCTGTGTATAATCGGATTCCTCCATTTCCAAGCCCAGAACTTGAAAAATTAACGCTAGCGAACTGCGATCGCTTCCACCACTTCCCCGAAAGATTTTGCGGACGGTGGTGGGATGCAGCCCTTGGGCGCTCATGAGTTGTGACTGTTCGGCAATTTTCGGCGGGTTGTATTTTACTCCAGTGGTGGCTTCTAGCTCGCTAATCCGGTGTTTGAGCTTTTTCGCGCCCACCGGAGTCAGAATATATCCTCGATGGCGCTTGGTCTTAGCGGGAGAGTTGGCAGTCACATCACAAATCCTCAATGTGACGATTCATTCTACGCTAACTCCCGACAACCTGAATCTGTCAAGTGACTCGATCTCTGCTGATGTGCGAGGTTAATCGGAGTTCTCAGGGAAAGCCCCACAATCTGAAAATGTCAAGTTATTCGATCGGTGTTTATACGTGAACTTCGTCACTTGTCAATCGTAATTCTCAGGAATTTATTTAAGTTCTCCTTAAAAGCTCGTTCTTCTCCCTAATGCTTGCGGGTTTTCCGCAAACTAAGTCTTAGCAGGGGAGAAACTACCGAGCTTTAAACCTTCTATCTTCTGCCTGACAGCCGCCATAGCTTGAGTCCGCTAGCCCCAGGAGATGTGCTTTTTGGTGATGTTTTTTTCAGACCTTTGCAAGCCAACTCCTTTGAATTTTCGATCACTGAGGTTAAATGACATGGATCGCACTACCTCCTCGACAATTTTATTAATTGACAGCGACCCTAGCGATCTGCAAATTGTTTTACCGATTTTAAGCAGCGCAGGTTATGGGGTAACGGTTGTTACGCACGAATCAGGGGCTATTGAAAGTCTCCTCCAAGAGTTACCCGTACTCATTCTATTACAAGTGAGTTCTGTGCAAGAGCAGGGCCTTTCCTTGTGTAGAACCATCCGAGAATTTACTGAATTTCAAGCCATTCCGGTGATTTTCATCGTTGAAGCCGATGATACTGACAGTATTGTGAAAGGCATTAGCTTAGGCGCAGTCGATTATCTCACCCGACCTTTAGATAGCCAAACGCTGCTACGCCAGGTTCAGTTTCACATTCGTCTAAACGCTTTTATGTTTAATACTCAAGAACAAACTGAGTTGTTAACGAAAGAAGTGAAAGGATGCGTTCATATCGAGTCGCAGTTACTCAAGCTGTTGCTGGAATTAGAACGGCGAGTCGAAGAACGAAATAGCCAGCTATCCATCGTTTTGAACGAGTTACAAAGAACGCAGCAAGAACTTCTGGCCCGCGAACAAAAACTTCGCCATACCACCTTTCATGATGCCCTCACGGGGTTGCCGAATCGTCGCTGGTTGATGGAATATTTACCGGCCTTGATTCAGTCGGCGAATCAAAATCCGAGAAATCACTTTGCCGCCTTATCCATTGACCTCGACCGCTTTAAAACGATTAATGATAGTTTGGGTCATATCGTTGGCGATGAATTGCTGAGAAATGTCGCCCTGCGCTTGCAAGCTAGCCTCAGTCCGATGTCAACGGTGGCGCGTTTGGGCGGCGATGAATTCATTGTTTTGATGGAACAGATTGAGTCAATTCAGGATGCGATCGCGCTAGCCCAACAAATTCAAATCCAGTTCCAACTCCCCTTTCAGATTAATGATTATGAAATCTTTATGGGGGCAAGCGTTGGGATTACGCTGAGTATTATCGGCTATCAATCGCCTGTCGAAGTGCTGCGCGATGCCGGAATTGCCATGTCCCAAGCCAAACAAGCCGGTCACGGCTGCTACCAAGTGCTGACGCCGGAACGTAAAGCTAGAGCGATCGCCCGCCTGCAACTCGAAACCGATCTGCGTCAAGCTGTCGAACGTCAGGAATTCTACCTAGAATATCAGCCTATTTACGGACTGGCAACTGGCGAACTTAAAGGATTTGAAGCCTTAGTGCGCTGGCAACATCCTTCGCGGGGTCGAGTTGCCCCTACTGAATTTATCCCCACCGCCGAAGAGATTGGCATTATCGATCGTGTCGGAATTTGGGTCTTAAAAGAAGCCACCCGCCAACTCAGCCATTGGCAACAGGAATTTCCCAATATTCCTTTAGTCATGCACGTTAACCTGTCTGCCAAACAGCTTAAGCAACGGGAACTCGTCCAGCAAATTGAAGCCTTTTGCACGGAAATGCGCCTATCGCACAACAGCCTAAAATTGGAGATTACCGAAAGCTGCTTTTTAGAAAGTTCCAGTGAAGAAATTAACCTGTTACATCAACTGCGCGATAAGGGAATTCGCTTATGTATCGATGATTTTGGAATCGGTTATTCTTCCCTAGGCCGCTTGCAAAACTTTCCAATGGATACGGTAAAAGTAGATCGTTCCTTTGTTAAACGCTTGGGTAAGAGTTCGCGAGAAACCGAGATTGTGCATACAATCGTGAACTTAGCCCATAATTTAGGTCTGGATCTGGTTGCAGAAGGCATAGAAACCGCAGAACAATTGCAGACGTTGCAACAATTGGGTTACGAACAGGGACAAGGCTACTACTTCTCTCGACCTTTAAATAGCCATCTGGCAACGCAACTGGTGATGAGTAGTGCATTTAATTGACGGTTGCCTTGTTATCGGGAGAAACTTGAAGTTAGCGCAATCGAGCTTTTTCAGATTATGAACTCTTCTCCCAAAAAACGCGATTCTCTTGGGTTTACGGTGCGTTTTGTTTGCGGTGCAGTGGCTGGAATTTTGATTGGGATTGGCTTTTGGATGCCAGAAACGATCGCAGGCGTACTGATAACGGGTTTAATCTCCGGTGTGGCGTGTGGCTTACTCGCTGCATTCTGGGGCGATCGCTTTTGGGAAATGTTAAGCTCGTTTTTGCGTTAGCCTAGCAGAGAACTCTCGTTTTAGGAGGGCAAGACCGATGGTGAAGTTCGATCCTCCTCTCATCTTACCTAGCACTCAGGATCTCCCCTGTTCGGACGATACGCCAGTGGATAATGAAGATCAAAATTTTATCCCCAATCTCTTGTTGTTTCTGCTGGAATCGATTTGGGCGACGCGCAATGATTGGTTTTTTGGCGTGGATATGGGAATTTACCATACCACGGGCGTCAGTCACCTGATTCCGGTGATTCCCGATGGCTTTTTGAGTTTGGGGGTACAGCGTCGCAAGGGGAACAAGTCTCGCCTCAGCTATGCCGTGTGGGAGGAAAATATTGTTCCTCAGCTAGCGTTGGAGGTGGTGTCTAAAACGCCGG from Desertifilum tharense IPPAS B-1220 harbors:
- a CDS encoding PAS domain S-box protein, with translation MADNFVNLDLQTYESLQQELSALRQQVVRLEQEKFTMPFQLARQRTVFNVISSIRASLDLERIFQRTVTEVCQLLNADRVGIFHFFPDSDYVEGAFISEEVQPDYPSALANPVRDRCFAERYVPPYSQGKILAISDIYQADLNECHIEILARFQIRANLVVPLLVGEQLWGLLCIHQCSEPRDWTQEDINFMQQIAVHLSVAIQQAELLTESQQKATQLQQLNQQLEQKIEQRTGELDRLNQALQSEIQERANAIQQYQQADLALIQEQTRLKQIAAHLPGAIFQFTSRNGVWTIDYVSEGIFELAGIRPADMMRDINYFIARLHPEDLDTYIASSNQAIHATVPWTYEGRLIKPNGEIRSFQGASTPIRNERNEVIFCGVLLDISDRKLAEAALKQLNEELETRVRERTRKLQQSEARFQKLAANVPGMICQLRLDPDGSRSFPYVSPGCRSLLELLPQEAMQFFDLIHPRDRHRVEAAIVDSAQTLQDMNEEYRIITPSGKLKWVQVVARPERLNNGAVVWDGLFIDLTERRQAEAERDRFFSLSPDMLCIAGYDGYFKRVNPAMEKILGYSTEELLSAPLLHWVHPDDAKATQDEIATMQQATGGTFSFENRYLTKSGGYRWLSWSSVLLPEENLIYAIARDITERKHAEQLLTHQKQRLSLLIEQSPVAVIEWDCNFRIAVWNRTAEAIFGYSAAEAIGRYASEGIGPHSLVVELTEEIGELLQSPTGLHKIHDHSTKEGRTVTCEWHSKALIDANGNAIGVVSIGQDISERRRVQQALRYSEERYRSLVEATSHIIWYTAANGEFICEQPAWMGFTGQTYPQIQGWGWLEAVHPDDRPKTAEKWAAAVLARSLYKTEHRLRRQDGQYRYMSVRAIPILKPDGSVREWIGIHSDISDRKLAELKLQQKTQDLENTLHELQRTQSHLVQSEKMSSLGQLVAGVAHEINNPVNFIYGNLIHANEYANNLLSVIQAYQAHYPNPVDPVIDAIEAADLEFLVEDLPKLLLSMQVGAERIREIIAALRNFSRLDEAEFKSVNIHDGLESTLMILHNRLKAKPEHPEIQICKEYSDLPSIECYPGQLNQVFMNILVNAIDALEERDETRSLGEIQQDPSWIRIATTVQKATQTVQIAISDNGPGIPETIKNRIFDPFFTTKTIGKGTGLGMTISYQIITEKHKGSLECYSASNQGTTFIIQLPIHLSTYQTLEA
- a CDS encoding NACHT domain-containing protein, whose protein sequence is MTANSPAKTKRHRGYILTPVGAKKLKHRISELEATTGVKYNPPKIAEQSQLMSAQGLHPTTVRKIFRGSGGSDRSSLALIFQVLGLEMEESDYTQPGFTEAISINARQDWGEAVDVSLFYGRQPELTTLQQWIVGDRCRLVALLGIGGVGKTALSVKLAQNLQDQFEFTFWRSLRHAPSLDTLLRQLLQFFGQLPPTSALTSLTSEPIGANGIAQLMEILRRSRCLIVLDNLESLLQPGRPAGQYREGYIEYSELLRQIAETPHQSCLVLTSREKPQEIAVYEGETSSTRSFLLGGLTPPESDRIFQAKGLRGSPDQIQQLNQRYQGNPLALKIAATSIHQLFSGNIAEFLEQGIIIFNGIRNLLNVQFDRLSSLEQQILYWLAINREPVTLNQLRDDLVPLISPSRLLELIEYIGWRSLIEIQTPNAHLQQFTLQPVVMEYVCDRLIEEASEEIIQYHQTAKGLDSFDRLRYLALLKAQSQDYIRQSQIQFILDPIAQKLTAAFGNAEHPIAVLKSILQLKAPLNPPGYLASNLLNLLVHLQADLSHLDLSGLTLAQANLQGVNLRSANLSHCHLAKTVFSETFSPIYSIALSPDGTQLATGHGDGEIRLWEVNNGQLLFKNTAHTHTIWSLVYSPDSSSLVSSSFDGTLGIWDASTGSVKHMVMAHADWIWAVAASPDGQWIATGSNDRTIKLWSWDLVCQQTWEGHAAGVSCLSFSPDSATLASGSSDRTIRLWDRDRCRILYGHREPVCNLSFSPDGETLASCETERILLWDMETGEFYQESETVGFVWSVLFAPSPSAEVIYGDRASLQLWDSDLETQQQILTGFNSQIWAIATDAGAQLLAASDKQTLKLWKRAPDSRYQLWQTLASYHREIRAVSWHADGPIAGSSDGNLSLWNAQTRTCTHLLSGHQGAIRSLASSPHHQWIASTGEDRTIRLWDANSGKARLPLLGHSSRVWSVSFSPNGLLLASGSSDRTLRVWEVNSGRCLRILSGHQSWVLCVAFSPNGQLLASSSADRTLRLWCAATGELLKTWPVDGELVSSVAFTPDSRWLASAGEDGTLKIWDVPTGECLRTLSAHQGLVWSVAFSPLSCPNGVLLASGGVDQAIKLWNPTTGVCLQVLNGHTSAIWSLAFSPDGQSLLSGSKDETLKLWDMHDFSCLETLCPERLYENMQITGVTGLTDAQRDTLKALGAIESSVYSF
- a CDS encoding bifunctional diguanylate cyclase/phosphodiesterase, producing the protein MDRTTSSTILLIDSDPSDLQIVLPILSSAGYGVTVVTHESGAIESLLQELPVLILLQVSSVQEQGLSLCRTIREFTEFQAIPVIFIVEADDTDSIVKGISLGAVDYLTRPLDSQTLLRQVQFHIRLNAFMFNTQEQTELLTKEVKGCVHIESQLLKLLLELERRVEERNSQLSIVLNELQRTQQELLAREQKLRHTTFHDALTGLPNRRWLMEYLPALIQSANQNPRNHFAALSIDLDRFKTINDSLGHIVGDELLRNVALRLQASLSPMSTVARLGGDEFIVLMEQIESIQDAIALAQQIQIQFQLPFQINDYEIFMGASVGITLSIIGYQSPVEVLRDAGIAMSQAKQAGHGCYQVLTPERKARAIARLQLETDLRQAVERQEFYLEYQPIYGLATGELKGFEALVRWQHPSRGRVAPTEFIPTAEEIGIIDRVGIWVLKEATRQLSHWQQEFPNIPLVMHVNLSAKQLKQRELVQQIEAFCTEMRLSHNSLKLEITESCFLESSSEEINLLHQLRDKGIRLCIDDFGIGYSSLGRLQNFPMDTVKVDRSFVKRLGKSSRETEIVHTIVNLAHNLGLDLVAEGIETAEQLQTLQQLGYEQGQGYYFSRPLNSHLATQLVMSSAFN